The following are from one region of the Nicotiana tomentosiformis chromosome 7, ASM39032v3, whole genome shotgun sequence genome:
- the LOC104121161 gene encoding phospholipid:diacylglycerol acyltransferase 1-like, translating into MSILRRRKGTEPKKTSDSEPEFEEFKDKNKENNLGSRRLRRRRRCGCVDGCCWFIGCICSIWWLLLFLFNAMPASFPQYVTEAITGPLPDPPGVKLAKEGLRAKHPVVFVPGIVTGGLELWEGHQCAEGLFRKRLWGGTFGELYKRPLCWVEHMSLDNETGLDPSGIRIRPVSGLVAADYFAPGYFVWAVLIANLARIGYEEKNMYMAAYDWRISFQNTEVRDQTLSRIKSNIELMVASSGGKKVVVIPHSMGVLYFLHFMKWVEAPSPMGGGGGSDWCAKHIKAVMNIGGPFLGVPKAVSGLFSAEAKDIAAARSMAPSFLESEMFNFQTLQHVMRMTRTWDSTMSMIPKGGDTIWGGLDWSPEEGYECNEKKPKNNSTQTAESDRGRKSVNATRVKYGRIISFGKHVADLHSSEIERIDFRDAIKGKSHANSTCRDVWTEYHDMGIGGVKAVADYKAYTAGSVLDLLHFVAPKLMKRGSAHFSYGIADDLDDKKYEHYKYWSNPLETKLPNAPGMEIFSMYGVGIPTERAYVYKLSPAGDCYIPFQIDSSAEGGNESPCLKGGVFHTDGDETVPILSAGYMCAKGWRGKTRFNPSGIHTFIREYNHAPPANLLEGRGTQSGAHVDIMGNFALIEDIIRIAAGATGEDLGGDQVYSDIFKWSERIKLKL; encoded by the exons ATGTCGATTCTAAGGCGTAGGAAGGGCACAGAGCCCAAAAAAACCTCGGATTCAGAGCCTGAGTTCGAAGAATTTAAGGATAAGAATAAGGAGAATAATTTAGGTTCAAGGAGGTTAAGGAGAAGGAGGAGATGTGGATGTGTGGACGGATGTTGTTGGTTTATAGGTTGTATATGTTCGATATGGTGGTTGTTATTGTTCCTTTTCAACGCAATGCCGGCGTCGTTCCCACAGTATGTAACGGAGGCGATAACGGGGCCGTTGCCGGACCCGCCGGGAGTTAAATTGGCTAAAGAAGGGTTAAGAGCTAAACATCCGGTTGTATTTGTGCCGGGAATTGTGACTGGTGGACTTGAGTTGTGGGAAGGACATCAGTGTGCTGAAGGTTTGTTTAGGAAGAGGCTTTGGGGTGGTACTTTTGGTGAATTGTACAAAAG ACCTCTTTGCTGGGTGGAGCATatgtcacttgataatgaaactGGATTAGATCCTTCTGGTATAAGGATTAGACCTGTCTCTGGACTTGTCGCAGCTGATTACTTTGCTCCAGGTTATTTCGTTTGGGCCGTTTTAATTGCCAATTTGGCTCGCATCGGATATGAGGAGAAGAACATGTATATGGCTGCCTATGATTGGAGAATCTCATTCCAGAACACTGAG GTGCGAGATCAAACTCTAAGCAGGATTAAAAGTAACATAGAACTCATGGTGGCTTCGAGTGGTGGAAAGAAGGTGGTTGTAATTCCGCACTCAATGGGTGTTTTATACTTCTTGCATTTCATGAAATGGGTGGAGGCACCGTCTCCAATGGGTGGAGGAGGTGGATCTGATTGGTGTGCTAAACATATAAAAGCCGTAATGAACATTGGGGGCCCCTTTTTGGGTGTCCCAAAAGCAGTCTCAGGATTATTCTCAGCTGAAGCCAAGGATATTGCTGCGGCCAG GTCTATGGCCCCAAGTTTTTTGGAAAGTGAAATGTTCAATTTTCAAACTTTACAGCATGTAATGAGAATGACTCGTACATGGGATTCAACAATGTCAATGATACCAAAAGGCGGAGACACTATCTGGGGCGGGCTGGATTGGTCCCCAGAAGAAGGCTATGAGTGTAACGAAAAGAAGCCGAAGAACAACAGCACCCAGACAGCAGAGAGTGACAGGGGAAGAAAGTCGGTTAATGCTACTCGTGTGAAGTATGGAAGAATAATATCATTTGGGAAGCATGTAGCTGATTTACACTCATCAGAGATCGAGAGGATTGACTTCAGA GATGCTATCAAAGGTAAAAGTCATGCTAATTCAACTTGTCGTGATGTGTGGACTGAGTACCATGATATGGGTATTGGAGGTGTCAAAGCTGTGGCAGATTACAAAGCTTATACAGCTGGATCTGTTTTGGATCTTCTTCATTTTGTTGCACCAAAGTTGATGAAGCGTGGTAGtgctcatttttcatatggaattgctGATGATCTGGATGACAAAAAATATGAACACTACAAATATTGGTCAAATCCCCTGGAAACAAA ATTGCCCAATGCACCAGGGATGGAAATCTTCTCAATGTATGGAGTTGGAATTCCAACTGAAAGAGCATATGTATACAAACTTAGTCCTGCTGGAGATTGCTATATTCCTTTCCAGATAGATTCTTCGGCCGAGGGTGGAAATGAAAGTCCTTGCTTGAAAGGTGGTGTCTTTCATACTGACGGGGATGAAACGGTACCTATTTTAAGTGCAGGTTACATGTGTGCGAAAGGGTGGAGAGGAAAGACCCGATTCAATCCATCAGGCATCCATACATTTATAAGAGAGTACAATCACGCCCCTCCAGCTAATCTTTTAGAGGGCAGGGGAACGCAAAGTGGTGCTCACGTTGATATAATGGGAAATTTTGCACTGATTGAAGATATCATCAGAATAGCTGCTGGGGCTACTGGAGAAGACTTGGGAGGAGATCAAGTGTACTCGGATATCTTCAAGTGGTCTGAAAGGATTAAACTGAAGCTTTAA
- the LOC104121137 gene encoding nuclear transcription factor Y subunit A-3-like isoform X2, translating to MAIRAQALPNRSLEQTPTCFVPHFAVNNSTWWSSNEVQSSQSLSKNLTSEVVFLPPPCQQMKFLGLELQGDDSHSTQSNSNPPLEVTAWGKTGSQDQCTSSGSVHDENYKRHKQAQIKPISFIRNPEYTTDCSQSEMAHSISHAPFGYSDPYLSGLYAAYGPHVFPQMMGIAPARLPLPLDLAEDGPIYVNAKQYHGILRRRQIRAKLEAQNKLVKARKDTNWGRQIDWRVSSHLLLTWECMNPPKCTNFWRIRHAPNGISKSPSNIDAVSS from the exons ATGGCTATTCGAGCTCAAGCTTTACCAAATAGAAGCTTAGAACAAACTCCCACCTGCTTTGTGCCTCATTTTGCTGTCAATAATTCAACATGGTGGAGTTCCAATGAAGTACAGTCTTCACAGTCTCTTTCGAAAAATTTAACCTCTGAAGTGGTATTTCTACCTCCGCCCTGTCAGCAGATGAAGTTTCTTGGTCTGGAATTACAAGGCGACGACTCACACTCTACCCAATCAAATAGTAACCCCCCGCTAGAAGTGACTGCTTGGGGGAAAACAGGTTCTCAAGATCAATGCACTTCTTCTGGATCTG TTCACGATGAGAACTACAAAAGGCATAAACAAGCTCAAATCAAGCCTATTTCTTTTATTAGAAATCCAGAATATACTACTGATTGTTCACAAAGTGAAATGGCCCATTCAATT AGCCACGCTCCTTTTGGTTACTCCGACCCCTATCTCAGTGGCTTATATGCTGCTTATGGACCTCATGTTTTT CCTCAAATGATGGGCATAGCACCTGCCCGCCTCCCACTACCCCTCGATCTTGCAGAAGATGGACCGATTTATGTAAATGCAAAACAGTATCATGGGATCTTAAGGAGAAGACAGATACGTGCTAAGCTTGAGGCTCAAAACAAACTTGTCAAAGCTAGAAAG GATACCAACTGGGGAAGACAGATAGACTGGAGAGTTTCTTCACATTTACTGTTAACTTGGGAATGTATGAATCCTCCAAAATGCACTAACTTTTGGAGGATCCGTCACGCACCCAACGGCATTTCGAaaagtccgagcaacatagatg CCGTATCTTCATGA
- the LOC104121137 gene encoding nuclear transcription factor Y subunit A-7-like isoform X1 — protein MAIRAQALPNRSLEQTPTCFVPHFAVNNSTWWSSNEVQSSQSLSKNLTSEVVFLPPPCQQMKFLGLELQGDDSHSTQSNSNPPLEVTAWGKTGSQDQCTSSGSVHDENYKRHKQAQIKPISFIRNPEYTTDCSQSEMAHSISHAPFGYSDPYLSGLYAAYGPHVFPQMMGIAPARLPLPLDLAEDGPIYVNAKQYHGILRRRQIRAKLEAQNKLVKARKPYLHESRHLHAVKRVRGSGGRFLSTKKVQESIPNDHINSSSSLDLVTREAHTSAFLSVRQDAAHNGVIFQQQQHDHRASSLSSHLAVSMQSSRSTGIS, from the exons ATGGCTATTCGAGCTCAAGCTTTACCAAATAGAAGCTTAGAACAAACTCCCACCTGCTTTGTGCCTCATTTTGCTGTCAATAATTCAACATGGTGGAGTTCCAATGAAGTACAGTCTTCACAGTCTCTTTCGAAAAATTTAACCTCTGAAGTGGTATTTCTACCTCCGCCCTGTCAGCAGATGAAGTTTCTTGGTCTGGAATTACAAGGCGACGACTCACACTCTACCCAATCAAATAGTAACCCCCCGCTAGAAGTGACTGCTTGGGGGAAAACAGGTTCTCAAGATCAATGCACTTCTTCTGGATCTG TTCACGATGAGAACTACAAAAGGCATAAACAAGCTCAAATCAAGCCTATTTCTTTTATTAGAAATCCAGAATATACTACTGATTGTTCACAAAGTGAAATGGCCCATTCAATT AGCCACGCTCCTTTTGGTTACTCCGACCCCTATCTCAGTGGCTTATATGCTGCTTATGGACCTCATGTTTTT CCTCAAATGATGGGCATAGCACCTGCCCGCCTCCCACTACCCCTCGATCTTGCAGAAGATGGACCGATTTATGTAAATGCAAAACAGTATCATGGGATCTTAAGGAGAAGACAGATACGTGCTAAGCTTGAGGCTCAAAACAAACTTGTCAAAGCTAGAAAG CCGTATCTTCATGAATCACGGCATCTTCACGCGGTCAAGAGGGTTAGAGGGTCCGGAGGGCGTTTTCTTAGCACAAAGAAGGTTCAAGAATCAATTCCAAACGACCATATTAACTCGAGTTCTTCTCTGGACTTGGTTACACGTGAGGCTCACACTTCCGCTTTCTTGAGCGTCCGACAGGATGCTGCGCATAACGGCGTCATTTTCCAGCAGCAGCAGCATGATCACAGGGCCTCAAGTTTATCCTCTCACTTGGCTGTTTCCATGCAAAGTAGTAGGAGTACTGGCATTTCATGA